The sequence GAACGGGCGCAGAGTGCTGTAGCAGAATTCGCAAGAATTCAAGCGTAACTCGCGTCCACGGCCAGACTTCTTGCGAAGCCAGCTACGGGACCATGAATAATCCGGGCTAGCAGGCCACAAGCCCAAGTTTTCATCGGCCCAGGCTCTGCCCAAGCCACCGTGAGTTTCTCATTCTCGGCCGCGTGAAGTAAAAGTTCACGCCACGTTACCGCGTTGACCGTCAGCCTTACTTGACCGTCAGCCACAACTCGGCGGTGCGCGCGGGGCGGCCCGCCAGCGCGGCGGTCGCGGCGTGGGTTCGCGGGACGGTGCCTGACGATTGTCCGATGATGCGAACCCGAGCGGAGCGGCTTCCCTCGGTGGCTGTGAGCGTGATTTTCACCGCCTTGGCTGTGTCGTCTCCGGGCAGCGATTTCACTTGGGCTTGAGTCACGCCGGCGGGCAAGCCTTCGACGTTGAACGTGATTTCGTCGGCGAAGCCGTGGCGGCGCTCGACCGCAATCGGAATCTCCAGCAGCGCACCGGCGGAAATCGCCAGCGCATGGGTTTCGACCGAGAGCGCGAAATCGCCAGTGAGTTGCACCGCCCGCAGCCGGTAATGATAACGCGGGCCGCCGTGCCGGTAGAGGTCGCTCACCGTCAGGCGGAATTCGCCGTCGGCCGGCGCGGTGAAGATCAGCTCGGCATCGGCGTTTGGGCCGACGTCGTCGATCCGCGCGAGCGATTGGTTCGCGGCGTCGGACACGTCCAACACCGCGTCGAGCGGATAGCCAAGCGATCTGCTCTCGATTTGGAACAGGAATGCCTGCCCCTTGGTGGCAATGAAGCTGAAAACGTCCCGATCGCGCGGCACGCCGATTCGACCGCTGATCGTACACGGCGGTTCGACTCGCTGCGGCTTTTCAGGCCCGTTCGGCTCCGACTCGACCGGCGTGGCATGAGGTTCGACCGGTACCAGGTAAACTCCGGCCCAGGCGGGATCGAAAAGCTCGACCGTGGCGGCGCCGACGGCCGGCGCAAGGGAGCGTGTCTTGGTCGCGTCGGGGATGTTCCAGCCGAAGGCTTCGATCGGGCTCGTGGCGCCGCGGGTCAGCGCCAAGGGCATAGCGGCGTCGAGGAAAGCGCCGCTGGTAATCGTCAGCCGGTAAATGTACGCCTCGTTGCCGGCCAGGCGGATCGCCGTATCGGGCGAGGCTGGGAACGCGAACGCGCGCACGAGGTAAACGCCGTCGGCTGGTGCCGTAAAGGTCAATTGTGGGTCAAGCCCGCGCTCGTCGTCGTTCTCGGCCAGCACGATGCCGCGCGGCGAGACGACTTGCAGCACGGCGTCGCACGGCGAGGCCAGCGTCTCGTGCGCTTCCAGCGAAGCCACCAGCGTCTGGCCCCGTGTCAAGGTCACGGCGAAAACATCGACATCGCCGGCCGGCGTGATGCGGCCATTGACGACCGCCGCCTGAGTGCCCAGCGTCTGAGGCGACTTCGTCTCGTTGTTCGGTTCCTGCTCCAACA is a genomic window of Pirellulales bacterium containing:
- a CDS encoding PPC domain-containing protein, whose product is MDTIQPRRARRGDKGRGATTSSRRLLKGAIRIPLMLVSMHALAALALADAPSVQYLFPAGGQRGQTVEVTVAGTLAHWPAQVWVDRPGVDVSAADEKGKLKVTIAADAVPGLYWLRVYDAEGSASPQAFVVGTVPEVLEQEPNNETKSPQTLGTQAAVVNGRITPAGDVDVFAVTLTRGQTLVASLEAHETLASPCDAVLQVVSPRGIVLAENDDERGLDPQLTFTAPADGVYLVRAFAFPASPDTAIRLAGNEAYIYRLTITSGAFLDAAMPLALTRGATSPIEAFGWNIPDATKTRSLAPAVGAATVELFDPAWAGVYLVPVEPHATPVESEPNGPEKPQRVEPPCTISGRIGVPRDRDVFSFIATKGQAFLFQIESRSLGYPLDAVLDVSDAANQSLARIDDVGPNADAELIFTAPADGEFRLTVSDLYRHGGPRYHYRLRAVQLTGDFALSVETHALAISAGALLEIPIAVERRHGFADEITFNVEGLPAGVTQAQVKSLPGDDTAKAVKITLTATEGSRSARVRIIGQSSGTVPRTHAATAALAGRPARTAELWLTVK